One window of Artemia franciscana chromosome 16, ASM3288406v1, whole genome shotgun sequence genomic DNA carries:
- the LOC136037310 gene encoding uncharacterized protein LOC136037310 isoform X1 gives MLLQSAVQKKGRKGKEEMSIPCDQIQVNWSKRRMYSYESDCRPPLRTVGSKGNLREPQDADKSPSMSAKCVYPELKDEDETAPQASNSVNIDQNLSFKECLNIDEADKSHHSAENLDEPVYSRQSSKITVKKTNTFKNTEFDEGNKLVYGFKYTIRSIASKFESLQVKSGPSDVSISRTKSSENDKAGKDSNIPTYGFKINIEEPKPYKNKINWIVLVLILLLSVMMHSFMKSEDTPVVEKFSYERAVKTFKAELKDIHKNHRNQEYGNWAKISTGLDAISNVSLAPHVLILTGESKNKTEDFAFKLHSAFSKAFENEPCTPLNGIEYSNISEGNMFFDDVNECMEKHSVLIYDIDLVHGLNAMHLHAFADNENAPFKTSAIYLTIVSECKDDVEKCVRNLISEKWKGHETEDRILSLYSRILNMAVTVV, from the exons ATGTTACTGCAATCTGCTGTgcagaagaaaggaagaaaaggaaaagaagaaatGTCAATACCAT GTGATCAAATACAAGTAAATTGGAGTAAGAGAAGAATGTATTCATATGAATCAGATTGTAGACCTCCATTAAGGACTGTAGGATCCAAGGGAAACCTGAGAGAACCACAAGATGCTGATAAATCTCCATCCATGTCTGCCAAGTGTGTGTACCCAGAACTTAAAGATGAAGATGAAACAGCCCCCCAAGCGTCTAACAGCGTTAATATAGACCAAAATCTGTCTTTTAAAGAATGCTTGAATATAGATGAAGCGGACAAATCTCACCATTCAGCTGAGAATCTTGACGAGCCAGTATATTCAAGACAATCATCAAAAATAACTGTCAAGAAGACGAACACTTTTAAAAATACTGAATTTGATGAAGGGAATAAGCTAGTGTATGGGTTTAAGTATACTATAAGAAGTATAGCTAGTAAATTCGAAAGCTTGCAAGTGAAATCAGGGCCATCTGATGTGAGCATCAGTAGAACAAAGAGTTCAGAGAACGATAAAGCAGGAAAGGACAGCAACATCCCTACTTATGGCTTTAAGATTAATATTGAAGAACCCAAaccatataaaaacaaaatcaactgGATTGTCTTAGTGCTTATTCTGCTCTTATCAGTTATGATGCATAGTTTTATGAAGTCAGAAGATACCCCAGTTGTAGAAAAGTTCAGCTATGAAAGAGCTGTTAAAACATTTAAAGCAGAGTTGAAAGATATTCATAAAAATCACAGAAATCAAGAATATGGAAATTGGGCGAAGATTTCAACTGGTTTAGATGCAATCAGTAATGTTTCTTTAGCCCCACATGTGCTTATTTTAACTGgtgaaagtaaaaacaaaacagaagattTTGCATTCAAACTTCATTCAGCATTCAGTAAAGCATTTGAAAATGAGCCGTGCACCCCTCTGAATGGAATTGAGTACAGTAATATTAGTGAaggaaatatgttttttgaTGATGTCAATGAGTGTATGGAGAAGCACAGTGTTCTAATATATGATATAGATTTGGTACATGGTTTAAATGCCATGCATTTACATGCTTTTGCTGATAACGAAAATGCACCCTTTAAAACTAGTGCCATCTACTTAACCATTGTGTCAGAATGTAAAGATGATGTTGAAAAATGCGTCAGAAACCTTATTTCAGAAAAGTGGAAGGGACACGAGACTGAAGATCGTATTTTGAGTCTGTATTCTCGTATTTTAAATATGGCTGTTACAGTGGTTTAA
- the LOC136037310 gene encoding uncharacterized protein LOC136037310 isoform X3: MTTGLCGTVITSGDQIQVNWSKRRMYSYESDCRPPLRTVGSKGNLREPQDADKSPSMSAKCVYPELKDEDETAPQASNSVNIDQNLSFKECLNIDEADKSHHSAENLDEPVYSRQSSKITVKKTNTFKNTEFDEGNKLVYGFKYTIRSIASKFESLQVKSGPSDVSISRTKSSENDKAGKDSNIPTYGFKINIEEPKPYKNKINWIVLVLILLLSVMMHSFMKSEDTPVVEKFSYERAVKTFKAELKDIHKNHRNQEYGNWAKISTGLDAISNVSLAPHVLILTGESKNKTEDFAFKLHSAFSKAFENEPCTPLNGIEYSNISEGNMFFDDVNECMEKHSVLIYDIDLVHGLNAMHLHAFADNENAPFKTSAIYLTIVSECKDDVEKCVRNLISEKWKGHETEDRILSLYSRILNMAVTVV; the protein is encoded by the exons ATGACAACTGGCTTATGTGGAACTGTAATCACGTCAG GTGATCAAATACAAGTAAATTGGAGTAAGAGAAGAATGTATTCATATGAATCAGATTGTAGACCTCCATTAAGGACTGTAGGATCCAAGGGAAACCTGAGAGAACCACAAGATGCTGATAAATCTCCATCCATGTCTGCCAAGTGTGTGTACCCAGAACTTAAAGATGAAGATGAAACAGCCCCCCAAGCGTCTAACAGCGTTAATATAGACCAAAATCTGTCTTTTAAAGAATGCTTGAATATAGATGAAGCGGACAAATCTCACCATTCAGCTGAGAATCTTGACGAGCCAGTATATTCAAGACAATCATCAAAAATAACTGTCAAGAAGACGAACACTTTTAAAAATACTGAATTTGATGAAGGGAATAAGCTAGTGTATGGGTTTAAGTATACTATAAGAAGTATAGCTAGTAAATTCGAAAGCTTGCAAGTGAAATCAGGGCCATCTGATGTGAGCATCAGTAGAACAAAGAGTTCAGAGAACGATAAAGCAGGAAAGGACAGCAACATCCCTACTTATGGCTTTAAGATTAATATTGAAGAACCCAAaccatataaaaacaaaatcaactgGATTGTCTTAGTGCTTATTCTGCTCTTATCAGTTATGATGCATAGTTTTATGAAGTCAGAAGATACCCCAGTTGTAGAAAAGTTCAGCTATGAAAGAGCTGTTAAAACATTTAAAGCAGAGTTGAAAGATATTCATAAAAATCACAGAAATCAAGAATATGGAAATTGGGCGAAGATTTCAACTGGTTTAGATGCAATCAGTAATGTTTCTTTAGCCCCACATGTGCTTATTTTAACTGgtgaaagtaaaaacaaaacagaagattTTGCATTCAAACTTCATTCAGCATTCAGTAAAGCATTTGAAAATGAGCCGTGCACCCCTCTGAATGGAATTGAGTACAGTAATATTAGTGAaggaaatatgttttttgaTGATGTCAATGAGTGTATGGAGAAGCACAGTGTTCTAATATATGATATAGATTTGGTACATGGTTTAAATGCCATGCATTTACATGCTTTTGCTGATAACGAAAATGCACCCTTTAAAACTAGTGCCATCTACTTAACCATTGTGTCAGAATGTAAAGATGATGTTGAAAAATGCGTCAGAAACCTTATTTCAGAAAAGTGGAAGGGACACGAGACTGAAGATCGTATTTTGAGTCTGTATTCTCGTATTTTAAATATGGCTGTTACAGTGGTTTAA
- the LOC136037310 gene encoding uncharacterized protein LOC136037310 isoform X2, with amino-acid sequence MNHQFFQIPRIFSSFSGDQIQVNWSKRRMYSYESDCRPPLRTVGSKGNLREPQDADKSPSMSAKCVYPELKDEDETAPQASNSVNIDQNLSFKECLNIDEADKSHHSAENLDEPVYSRQSSKITVKKTNTFKNTEFDEGNKLVYGFKYTIRSIASKFESLQVKSGPSDVSISRTKSSENDKAGKDSNIPTYGFKINIEEPKPYKNKINWIVLVLILLLSVMMHSFMKSEDTPVVEKFSYERAVKTFKAELKDIHKNHRNQEYGNWAKISTGLDAISNVSLAPHVLILTGESKNKTEDFAFKLHSAFSKAFENEPCTPLNGIEYSNISEGNMFFDDVNECMEKHSVLIYDIDLVHGLNAMHLHAFADNENAPFKTSAIYLTIVSECKDDVEKCVRNLISEKWKGHETEDRILSLYSRILNMAVTVV; translated from the coding sequence GTGATCAAATACAAGTAAATTGGAGTAAGAGAAGAATGTATTCATATGAATCAGATTGTAGACCTCCATTAAGGACTGTAGGATCCAAGGGAAACCTGAGAGAACCACAAGATGCTGATAAATCTCCATCCATGTCTGCCAAGTGTGTGTACCCAGAACTTAAAGATGAAGATGAAACAGCCCCCCAAGCGTCTAACAGCGTTAATATAGACCAAAATCTGTCTTTTAAAGAATGCTTGAATATAGATGAAGCGGACAAATCTCACCATTCAGCTGAGAATCTTGACGAGCCAGTATATTCAAGACAATCATCAAAAATAACTGTCAAGAAGACGAACACTTTTAAAAATACTGAATTTGATGAAGGGAATAAGCTAGTGTATGGGTTTAAGTATACTATAAGAAGTATAGCTAGTAAATTCGAAAGCTTGCAAGTGAAATCAGGGCCATCTGATGTGAGCATCAGTAGAACAAAGAGTTCAGAGAACGATAAAGCAGGAAAGGACAGCAACATCCCTACTTATGGCTTTAAGATTAATATTGAAGAACCCAAaccatataaaaacaaaatcaactgGATTGTCTTAGTGCTTATTCTGCTCTTATCAGTTATGATGCATAGTTTTATGAAGTCAGAAGATACCCCAGTTGTAGAAAAGTTCAGCTATGAAAGAGCTGTTAAAACATTTAAAGCAGAGTTGAAAGATATTCATAAAAATCACAGAAATCAAGAATATGGAAATTGGGCGAAGATTTCAACTGGTTTAGATGCAATCAGTAATGTTTCTTTAGCCCCACATGTGCTTATTTTAACTGgtgaaagtaaaaacaaaacagaagattTTGCATTCAAACTTCATTCAGCATTCAGTAAAGCATTTGAAAATGAGCCGTGCACCCCTCTGAATGGAATTGAGTACAGTAATATTAGTGAaggaaatatgttttttgaTGATGTCAATGAGTGTATGGAGAAGCACAGTGTTCTAATATATGATATAGATTTGGTACATGGTTTAAATGCCATGCATTTACATGCTTTTGCTGATAACGAAAATGCACCCTTTAAAACTAGTGCCATCTACTTAACCATTGTGTCAGAATGTAAAGATGATGTTGAAAAATGCGTCAGAAACCTTATTTCAGAAAAGTGGAAGGGACACGAGACTGAAGATCGTATTTTGAGTCTGTATTCTCGTATTTTAAATATGGCTGTTACAGTGGTTTAA
- the LOC136037310 gene encoding uncharacterized protein LOC136037310 isoform X4 — translation MYSYESDCRPPLRTVGSKGNLREPQDADKSPSMSAKCVYPELKDEDETAPQASNSVNIDQNLSFKECLNIDEADKSHHSAENLDEPVYSRQSSKITVKKTNTFKNTEFDEGNKLVYGFKYTIRSIASKFESLQVKSGPSDVSISRTKSSENDKAGKDSNIPTYGFKINIEEPKPYKNKINWIVLVLILLLSVMMHSFMKSEDTPVVEKFSYERAVKTFKAELKDIHKNHRNQEYGNWAKISTGLDAISNVSLAPHVLILTGESKNKTEDFAFKLHSAFSKAFENEPCTPLNGIEYSNISEGNMFFDDVNECMEKHSVLIYDIDLVHGLNAMHLHAFADNENAPFKTSAIYLTIVSECKDDVEKCVRNLISEKWKGHETEDRILSLYSRILNMAVTVV, via the coding sequence ATGTATTCATATGAATCAGATTGTAGACCTCCATTAAGGACTGTAGGATCCAAGGGAAACCTGAGAGAACCACAAGATGCTGATAAATCTCCATCCATGTCTGCCAAGTGTGTGTACCCAGAACTTAAAGATGAAGATGAAACAGCCCCCCAAGCGTCTAACAGCGTTAATATAGACCAAAATCTGTCTTTTAAAGAATGCTTGAATATAGATGAAGCGGACAAATCTCACCATTCAGCTGAGAATCTTGACGAGCCAGTATATTCAAGACAATCATCAAAAATAACTGTCAAGAAGACGAACACTTTTAAAAATACTGAATTTGATGAAGGGAATAAGCTAGTGTATGGGTTTAAGTATACTATAAGAAGTATAGCTAGTAAATTCGAAAGCTTGCAAGTGAAATCAGGGCCATCTGATGTGAGCATCAGTAGAACAAAGAGTTCAGAGAACGATAAAGCAGGAAAGGACAGCAACATCCCTACTTATGGCTTTAAGATTAATATTGAAGAACCCAAaccatataaaaacaaaatcaactgGATTGTCTTAGTGCTTATTCTGCTCTTATCAGTTATGATGCATAGTTTTATGAAGTCAGAAGATACCCCAGTTGTAGAAAAGTTCAGCTATGAAAGAGCTGTTAAAACATTTAAAGCAGAGTTGAAAGATATTCATAAAAATCACAGAAATCAAGAATATGGAAATTGGGCGAAGATTTCAACTGGTTTAGATGCAATCAGTAATGTTTCTTTAGCCCCACATGTGCTTATTTTAACTGgtgaaagtaaaaacaaaacagaagattTTGCATTCAAACTTCATTCAGCATTCAGTAAAGCATTTGAAAATGAGCCGTGCACCCCTCTGAATGGAATTGAGTACAGTAATATTAGTGAaggaaatatgttttttgaTGATGTCAATGAGTGTATGGAGAAGCACAGTGTTCTAATATATGATATAGATTTGGTACATGGTTTAAATGCCATGCATTTACATGCTTTTGCTGATAACGAAAATGCACCCTTTAAAACTAGTGCCATCTACTTAACCATTGTGTCAGAATGTAAAGATGATGTTGAAAAATGCGTCAGAAACCTTATTTCAGAAAAGTGGAAGGGACACGAGACTGAAGATCGTATTTTGAGTCTGTATTCTCGTATTTTAAATATGGCTGTTACAGTGGTTTAA